In a genomic window of Nitrospirota bacterium:
- the raiA gene encoding ribosome-associated translation inhibitor RaiA, which yields MKITGRRLVITPALRQHIESRFERLVRYEVALSHLSVILSVSKLQHSAEVVCTIQGRRIQAKASTPEMYATVDQLVDRLGAQIRKHKERQADHKEPAKRLSRKVSPPVPRNEEEELEVIRPVRPVLTLEDAKRQLNSLPGSLLVFTALASGKLQILQRVDRNRMILIDP from the coding sequence ATGAAAATTACAGGACGACGCCTTGTGATAACACCGGCCCTCAGACAACACATTGAAAGCCGGTTTGAGCGGCTGGTGCGATATGAAGTGGCGCTGAGCCATCTGTCCGTGATTCTCAGTGTGAGCAAACTTCAGCATAGTGCGGAAGTCGTCTGTACGATACAAGGGAGAAGAATTCAGGCAAAAGCTTCAACGCCTGAAATGTACGCAACGGTCGACCAGCTTGTGGATCGCTTGGGAGCCCAGATCAGAAAACACAAGGAACGTCAGGCTGATCATAAAGAGCCGGCGAAGCGGTTGTCGCGTAAGGTCTCTCCTCCTGTTCCCCGTAATGAAGAAGAGGAACTGGAAGTCATCCGTCCGGTCCGACCTGTCCTGACTCTCGAAGATGCCAAACGTCAATTAAATTCTCTGCCTGGTTCATTACTGGTGTTCACTGCGCTGGCTTCTGGAAAGCTGCAGATTCTGCAGCGTGTAGACCGTAATCGAATGATCTTGATCGATCCGTAA
- the rpoN gene encoding RNA polymerase factor sigma-54 — MKLRLDLRLSQKLIMTPQLQQAIKLLQLSRLELQQSLTQHLMENPLLEDIPTEAEESEATGAEEKAEDAAASADSEPSNVEESTPEERDTPDEISAAGWEEYFGSDRRIGGSESQSSSQEEFPSYEQTMSKATSLEDHLLWQLSFSGLSDREKGIGRLIIGNLDDDGYLRMPLAEIVDGTDFTEVEAESVLKDVQSFDPTGVAARDLAECLLLQIGHLGKSPMGSLGARPGALKGSIVEAIVQHHLKDLEKKQYARIAKALDVTVEEVFQATKVIEVLEPKPGRPFTNTQNYVIVPDVFVVKNEGEWVVLLNDDGLPRMRISPYYKQLMGASENGAAETKAYLDEKLRAAQWVIRSIDQRNRTIVKVVSSIVKFQEQFFEKGVQYLKPLVLKQVAEDIGMHESTISRVTANKYMYCPQGMLELKFFFNAGLQRADQPSDMMSSVTVREMIRKMVAEEDVSHPLKDEEIAARLLTQKVVIARRTVAKYRAEEHIPSATQRKRFF, encoded by the coding sequence ATGAAGCTCAGGCTCGATCTTCGGCTGAGTCAAAAGCTGATCATGACTCCACAATTGCAGCAGGCGATCAAGCTGCTGCAATTGTCCAGACTCGAGCTGCAGCAGAGTCTAACCCAGCATTTGATGGAGAATCCGCTCTTAGAGGATATCCCCACTGAGGCGGAGGAAAGCGAGGCGACAGGTGCCGAGGAAAAGGCGGAAGATGCTGCGGCATCGGCGGATAGTGAGCCGTCGAATGTGGAAGAGTCGACTCCGGAAGAACGAGACACGCCGGATGAGATTTCAGCGGCCGGTTGGGAAGAGTACTTTGGAAGTGATCGTCGCATCGGGGGGTCTGAATCGCAGTCCTCCTCACAGGAGGAGTTTCCTTCCTATGAACAAACCATGTCGAAAGCGACATCCTTGGAAGACCATCTCCTCTGGCAGCTGTCGTTTTCCGGTTTATCCGACCGTGAAAAGGGGATCGGGCGGTTGATCATTGGTAACCTTGACGATGATGGTTATCTGCGCATGCCTCTCGCGGAGATCGTCGATGGCACCGACTTCACCGAGGTGGAAGCGGAGTCAGTCCTCAAGGACGTTCAAAGCTTTGATCCGACTGGCGTGGCGGCGCGAGACCTTGCGGAATGCTTGCTCTTGCAGATCGGACATTTGGGAAAGAGTCCCATGGGTTCTCTGGGGGCCAGGCCCGGCGCCTTGAAGGGCTCGATTGTTGAAGCCATTGTTCAACACCACCTCAAAGACTTGGAGAAGAAACAGTATGCGAGGATCGCGAAAGCCTTAGATGTCACGGTAGAGGAGGTGTTTCAGGCTACCAAGGTCATCGAAGTGCTCGAGCCGAAGCCCGGACGACCGTTTACGAACACACAAAACTATGTGATTGTCCCCGATGTATTCGTTGTCAAGAACGAAGGGGAATGGGTGGTATTGCTGAACGACGATGGGCTGCCCCGTATGCGCATCAGCCCATACTACAAGCAATTGATGGGGGCAAGTGAGAATGGGGCGGCTGAAACAAAAGCCTATCTGGACGAAAAACTGCGGGCAGCGCAATGGGTTATTCGGAGTATCGATCAGAGAAACAGGACGATCGTAAAGGTGGTGTCGAGTATCGTGAAATTTCAAGAGCAGTTTTTTGAAAAGGGCGTGCAGTATCTCAAGCCGTTGGTGCTGAAGCAAGTGGCTGAGGATATTGGGATGCATGAGTCGACCATCAGCCGTGTGACAGCCAATAAGTATATGTACTGCCCACAAGGGATGTTGGAACTGAAATTCTTCTTCAACGCAGGTTTGCAGCGGGCGGATCAGCCCTCCGATATGATGTCGTCCGTGACAGTGAGGGAGATGATTCGGAAAATGGTGGCAGAAGAAGATGTGAGCCACCCGCTCAAGGACGAGGAGATCGCCGCGCGGCTGCTTACACAGAAAGTTGTGATCGCCCGGCGGACGGTAGCCAAGTATCGGGCGGAAGAGCATATCCCATCCGCCACTCAGCGCAAGCGATTCTTTTAG
- the lptB gene encoding LPS export ABC transporter ATP-binding protein yields the protein MGLRAKELVKSFRSRKVVKGVSIEVCAGEVVGLLGPNGAGKTTIFDMLVGLCQPDEGAISLGEEVITDLPMYRRARKGIGYLPQESSVFRRLSVEDNILAILEMLDYSRAERRDRVDMLLKELDLSPIRTSMAYALSGGERRRLEITRALATSPLFMLLDEPFAGIDPIAVADIQQIIKRLKEKEIGILITDHNVQETLSITDRAYIINEGLILEAGPPEFIVKSEAARAVYLGERFKL from the coding sequence ATCGGTCTGCGCGCGAAGGAATTGGTGAAAAGTTTTCGCTCGCGCAAAGTCGTAAAAGGAGTCTCGATCGAGGTCTGCGCTGGTGAAGTCGTGGGATTACTGGGGCCCAACGGGGCTGGGAAAACCACTATTTTCGATATGCTCGTTGGTCTGTGTCAGCCAGATGAGGGGGCGATCTCACTCGGTGAAGAGGTGATTACCGATCTTCCGATGTACCGACGCGCGCGGAAAGGAATAGGATATTTGCCTCAAGAATCATCTGTGTTTCGACGCTTGTCTGTTGAAGATAATATTCTGGCAATTCTTGAAATGCTGGACTACTCTCGTGCAGAACGTCGGGATCGAGTCGATATGCTCCTGAAGGAGCTGGACCTCTCTCCTATTCGAACGAGCATGGCCTATGCCTTGTCGGGTGGGGAACGCCGGCGGTTAGAAATTACTAGAGCACTTGCGACGAGCCCGTTATTCATGTTGCTCGATGAACCTTTTGCAGGAATAGATCCGATCGCGGTTGCGGACATCCAGCAGATTATTAAGCGATTGAAAGAAAAAGAGATCGGAATTTTGATCACCGATCACAATGTTCAGGAAACGCTTTCCATCACGGATCGGGCCTACATCATCAATGAAGGGCTGATTCTTGAGGCGGGTCCTCCTGAATTCATCGTCAAGAGTGAGGCGGCTCGGGCTGTCTATTTAGGGGAACGGTTCAAGTTATGA